GCAACCCGATAAACGACAGCGGCTGCGTAAAGCGCCCCAAATTCGGTCGAACCGCAACGGCTTCACCGGCAATCTCGACGATCGCTTGTCCGAGGGGCGGCGCTCTACACGGCGTCGTTGGCGTTAGTAACACGTCTACCTCGTCGAACAGCGCGCGAACGCGTTCTCCAAATATGCGTCGGAACCGCTGCGCGCGCAGATACCACTGACTCGGTACCAAAGCTCCAGCCAAAAAACGATCGCGTGTCGCCGGGTCAAAATCCTGCGGGCGATCGCGGAGATTGCTCAGATGTTGCTGCGCGCCTTCGGCAGCCGTAATTAGGTACGCCGCACCGCGCGCGCGCTCGGCATCCGGAACGGTCACCCGCCGCGTCGCGCTCAGCGCTCGTGCCACCTGCTCGACCGCCGCGATCGCCTCGGGGTCGGCTCCAGACGCGAAGTAATCGTCAGCGATCGCGACCCGCACGCCAGTGAGGTCGAGCGGACCGGGCGTGTCCGGGTCTAGGTCCGCATTCAGACCCGTCTCGGGCGGCGGCGGGGTGCAAACCGGATCGCGCGGGTCTGCCCCTTCTAACACGCGGCAGGTGTAGGCCAGGTCGCGCGGCGAGCGAGCAAACGGGCCGATGCAGTCCAAACTCGGCGCGAACAACACCGTCCCCGCACGCGACAGGCGTCCGTAGGTCGGTCGCAGTCCGAAAATGCCGCACAGCGCTGCCGGAACGCGGATCGAACCGTTCGTATCCGAGCCCAGGGCCAGCGGTACGAGCCCGGCCGCCACTGCAGCAGCCGAACCGCCAGACGATCCGCCCGCGATCCGTGCGGGGTCGTGAGGGTTGGGCGTCGCGCCGTAATGAGCATTTTCGGTAACGAAACCGTAAGC
The Rubidibacter lacunae KORDI 51-2 DNA segment above includes these coding regions:
- a CDS encoding AtzE family amidohydrolase, producing the protein MSRERDWRTADATTIASAVRAGTVTAEVVVRATLAAIARENPQRNCFTTVTDAAAIAAARQVDARRSRGEEPGLLAGVPFAVKNLFDIAGVTTLAGAKINRDDPPARRDATAIARLQAAGAILVGATNMDEYAYGFVTENAHYGATPNPHDPARIAGGSSGGSAAAVAAGLVPLALGSDTNGSIRVPAALCGIFGLRPTYGRLSRAGTVLFAPSLDCIGPFARSPRDLAYTCRVLEGADPRDPVCTPPPPETGLNADLDPDTPGPLDLTGVRVAIADDYFASGADPEAIAAVEQVARALSATRRVTVPDAERARGAAYLITAAEGAQQHLSNLRDRPQDFDPATRDRFLAGALVPSQWYLRAQRFRRIFGERVRALFDEVDVLLTPTTPCRAPPLGQAIVEIAGEAVAVRPNLGRFTQPLSFIGLPALSVPVAAEDGRSGALPLGVQLVAAPHNDGLLLRVAAYLERAGIVRAAIAPLLTE